One window of Micromonas commoda chromosome 1, complete sequence genomic DNA carries:
- a CDS encoding predicted protein gives LQAQGLPPIICALRGLNALTVKKKFIARKITRDSVRNAFNVTADHVKLYPADTTNELCEFVRQVCEHRCSQPQWRSARAYVLAERFNIFPESAPSTNSYIKDDHTVSIQVEGYVRGSALSANQLVHLPGIGDFPIAQIMAVSAPITNQFSGFAKQDDNASYDHFRDAITHIPDPNHQVIALRENIPDLHSNEQTWPTDEDLALSVGQRISVSDTVYDREGHLCESQGNAVVNNDRGGKSSEMRDKNVKITPLGSATLSDHGTIQIKTSCCASEWAAEKDELIFPDEMETPLLTPARERFARYRGLKSFRSSRWDPKEQLPVEYSRLFTFENFRRATRQTLTREQKIIAAGIGDFVRVVVEGVPRVAAMAFSLLQHESKLTVMHYSVVKAPSYGLPLRSKTPVWFHVGFRRERASPIFSADGLGDKHKFERFLPQGQRAIATVYGPVTYPPAPVLGFKEEVSAAGIIAHLVFSGGVQKSDPDRIILKRIILTGVPFKTHKCKAVVRQMFFNPGDVRWFQPLELWTKCGLRGKIKEAVGTHGHMKCVFNGVIQQRDTVCITLYKRVYPKFLVD, from the exons CTACAAGCGCAAGGGCTACCACCAATCATCTGTGCGCTGCGTGGGCTTAACGCGCTGACGGTCAAAAAGAAATTTATCGCACGTAAGATTACCAGGGACTCGGTTCGAAATGCGTTTAACGTAACAGCTGATCACGTGAAGCTTTACCCTGCTGATACCACCAACGAACTTTGTGAGTTCGTTCGTCAGGTTTGTGAACATCGCTGTTCCCAGCCGCAGTGGCGTTCAGCACGTGCATATGTGCTGGCCGAGCGCTTCAATATTTTTCCTGAATCTGCTCCGTCTACCAATAGTTACATCAAGGATGATCATACAGTGTCAATTCAAGTTGAAGGTTATGTGCGAGGCTCAGCACTTTCTGCCAACCAGCTAGTTCACCTCCCTGGCATAGGAGATTTCCCCATCGCACAGATAATGGCTGTATCTGCTCCAATCACAAACCAATTCAGCGGATTTGCGAAACAAGACGACAATGCTAGCTATGATCATTTCAGGGATGCAATCACTCATATACCGGACCCAAATCACCAGGTgatcgcgctgcgcgagaaCATTCCTGATCTCCACTCAAACGAGCAGACCTGGCCAACTGACGAAGATCTGGCACTGTCAGTCGGACAGAGGATATCCGTTTCGGATACTGTCTACGACCGGGAAGGCCATCTTTGCGAAAGCCAGGGAAATGCCGTTGTGAATAATGATCGAGGTGGCAAATCTTCGGAAATGCGCGATAAAAATGTGAAAATTACACCCCTGGGCTCTGCAACACTCAGCGATCATGGTACCATACAAATCAAAACGAGCTGCTGTGCTTCCGAGTGGGCAGCAGAAAAGGACGAACTTATATTTCCAGATGAGATGGAGACCCCACTTTTGACCCCAGCTCGTGAACGTTTCGCAAGATATCGTGGATTGAAGTCATTTCGTTCCTCAAGATGGGATCCTAAAGAACAACTTCCAGTCGAGTACTCGCGCTTGTTCACTTTTGAAAATTTCCGACGCGCGACTCGCCAGACATTAACGCGTGAACAAAaaatcatcgccgcgggcatcggaGATTTTGTTCGAGTCGTCGTGGAAGGCGTGCCACGCGTGGCAGCTATGGCCTT TTCTCTCCTGCAACATGAAAGCAAGCTTACCGTCATGCATTACAGTGTTGTGAAAGCGCCCTCATATGGCCTGCCTTTACGCAGTAAGACTCCAGTTTGGTTTCACGTTGGTTTCCGCCGTGAACGAGCCTCCCCAATCTTTTCCGCAGATGGGTTAGGGGACAAACACAAGTTTGAGCGATTTTTGCCCCAAGGTCAGCGGGCGATTGCAACCGTGTACGGGCCTGTTACCTATCCGCCCGCGCCTGTACTGGGTTTCAAGGAAGAGGTGTCCGCTGCTGGTATCATCGCTCATTTGGTATTCTCTGGCGGTGTTCAAAAATCAGACCCAGATCGGATCATTCTCAAGCGGATCATATTAACCGGGGTGCCATTCAAGACCCACAAATGTAAAGCAGTTGTCCGGCAGATGTTTTTCAATCCCGGAGATGTTCGATGGTTTCAACCATTAGAATTATGGACGAAGTGTGGTTTGCGTGGCAAAATTAAAGAAGCTGTTGGCACGCATGGGCACATGAAGTGCGTCTTTAACGGAGTGATTCAGCAAAGGGACACCGTTTGTATAACCTTGTATAAACGGGTATATCCGAAGTTTTTAGTAGACTAG
- a CDS encoding predicted protein produces the protein MQEERDKERLEEIRELNRATLKATGEQMSEEEINELRPSRYLDRREFKDD, from the exons ATGCAG GAAGAGCGCGACAAAGAGCGTCTTGAAGAGATTCGCGAATTGAACCGAGCTACACTAAAAGCCACGGGGGAACAAATGAGCGAGGAAGAGATCAATGAACTTCGCCCGTCTCGCTACCTCGATCGTCGTGAGTTCAAGGATGATGA
- the LHCP1 gene encoding prasinophyte specific chlorophyll a/b-binding protein, chloroplast precursor (ChloroP and TargetP predicts a 41 aa cTP) yields the protein MFATSTFTGVRIMNAVAAPKHKGRVTLVVEARRTKASAPSRSAAKVAKFGSTAPPDLYPEFGVYPGGGESPIIPFDDDKNAEREIIHGRWAMLGVTGAWAAENGTGIPWFTAGTLCTPDDCTAVADKFPGAVAPLAPEGSGYPSFWAVLAIEIFLVGSAECYRTGLFENPFPELELSVTPGGRFDPLGFAEAGDLEELKVKELKHCRLSMFAWLGCIFQALATQEGPIANWQAHVADPVHANVLTNAASGFGFY from the exons ATGTTTGCCACATCTACCTTTACCGGTGTCCGGATCATGAATGCCGTTGCCGCGCCTAAACATAAGGGCCGTGTTACGCTCGTTGTGGAGGCTCGGCGCACAAAGGCGTCCGCCCCCTCCCGTTCTGCAGCGAAG GTCGCGAAGTTCGGTTCCACCGCCCCTCCAGACCTCTATCCCGAGTTCGGCGTCTACCCCGGTGGAGGCGAGTCCCCCATCATCCCGTTTGATGACGACAAGAACGCAGAGCGCGAAATCATTCACGGACGCTGGGCTATGCTTGGCGTCACTGGAGCGTGGGCTGCTGAAAATGGAACCGGGATCCCGTGGTTCACTGCCGGTACCCTCTGCACGCCTGACGATTGCACTGCAGTTGCAGATAAGTTTCCGGGCGCCGTTGCACCTCTTGCGCCTGAAGGATCCGGATATCCATCGTTCTGGGCTGTGCTAGCCATTGAAATTTTCCTCGTCGGATCCGCCGAATGCTATCGAACTGGCCTGTTCGAGAATCCTTTTCCGGAGCTTGAGTTGTCAGTTACTCCCGGCGGTCGCTTTGACCCCTTGGGTTTTGCCGAAGCTGGAGATCTTGAAGAGCTTAAGGTCAAAGAACTAAAGCATTGCCGTCTTTCTATGTTTGCCTGGCTGGGTTGCATTTTCCAGGCCCTCGCTACACAGGAGGGACCGATCGCAAATTGGCAGGCCCACGTAGCCGATCCTGTGCACGCCAACGTGCTGACGAACGCTGCCTCCGGTTTCGGTTTTTACTAA
- a CDS encoding predicted protein yields the protein MVERNTDEVGKLDPKIIPLDADDIALLKTYGLGPYSSSIKTLETDLRNISNRVNELCGIKESDTGLAQPSQWDLTQDKQVMQEEQPLQVARCTKIINPNTDDAQYIINVKQIAKFVVGLGQHVAPTDIEEGMRVGVDRTKYFIHIPLPPKIDPSVTMMTVEEKPDVTYNDVGGSKDQVEKLREVVELPLLHPEKFVQLGIDPPKGVLCYGPPGTGKTLLARAVANRTDACFIRVIGSELVQKYVGEGARLVRELFQMARSKKACLIFFDEVDAIGGARFDDGQGGDNEVQRTMLEIVNQLDGFDARGNIKVLMATNRPDTLDPALLRPGRLDRKVEFGLPDLESRTQIFRIHTRSMAVERDIRYELLSRLCPNATGAEIHSVCTEAGMFAIRQRRKTVGEKDFLDAIAKVIKGYQKFSSTAKYMQYN from the exons ATGGTCGAACGCAACACAGACGAAGTAGGGAAACTTGATCCGAAAATAATTCCTTTGGACGCCGATGACATCGCGCTCCTGAAAACATATGGGCTTGGTCCTTATTCGAGTTCCATCAAAACGCTCGAAACAGATCTTCGCAACATCAGTAACAGAGTGAACGAACTGTGTGGGATCAAGGAGTCAGATACCGGGCTTGCACAGCCGAGCCAGTGGGATCTGACCCAAGATAAACAGGTCATGCAAGAGGAGCAACCCTTACAGGTTGCCAGATGCACAAAGATAATAAATCCCAACACCGACGACGCTCAGTATATCATCAACGTCAAGCAGATCGCCAAGTTTGTCGTCGGGCTTGGTCAGCACGTCGCGCCCACTGATATCGAAGAGGGGATGCGGGTTGGTGTTGACCGTACTAAATATTTTATTCACATCCCACTTCCTCCCAAGATCGATCCATCCGTCACCATGATGACGGTCGAAGAGAAACCAGATGTTACTTACAACGATGTGGGTGGAAGCAAAGATCAAGTCGAGAAGCTTCGTGAAGTTGTGGAGCTACCCCTCCTTCACCCTGAGAAATTTGTGCAGCTCGGAATCGATCCACCAAAAGGTGTTTTATGTTATGGACCTCCTGGAACAGGGAAGACTTTGCTTGCGCGGGCCGTTGCGAACAGGACCGACGCATGCTTCATTCGGGTAATCGGTTCGGAACTCGTTCAAAAGTATGTCGGGGAAGGAGCGCGCCTCGTTCGTGAATTATTTCAGATGGCGCGAAGTAAGAAAGCCTGCCTTATTTTTTTTGATGAGGTTGATGCAATTGGCGGTGCTCgcttcgacgacgggcaAGGTGGTGACAACGAAGTTCAACGAACGATGCTTGAGATCGTCAACCAGCTGGATGGCTTCGATGCCCGAGGTAACATAAAGGTGTTGATGGCGACTAACCGACCTGACACTCTAGACCCAGCATTACTCCGCCCCGGTCGCTTAGACCGCAAGGTTGAGTTTGGTCTTCCTGACTTGGAATCACGAACCCAGATTTTTCGCATCCACACCAGATCTATGGCAGTTGAGCGGGATATTCGTTACGAGCTTCTTTCCCGCTTGTGTCCAAATGCTACCGGGGCCGAAATCCACTCAGTATGCACGGAGGCGGGTATGTTTGCCATTCGCCAAAGGCGAAAAACTGTTGGCGAGAAAGATTTCCTTGATGCCATCGCCAAAGTCATTAAAGGATACCAGAAATTTAGCTCCACGGCAAAGTACATG CAATACAACTAA
- a CDS encoding predicted protein, whose translation MPWTIHREFMSQLSTNSDLTLWEWVTRHGGSAPKARLSDAYPRTVIAAENVNGAQDGGDTIFSIPITCLMTPAAAFADVTYGKVFELFAAHQSVEDRTVLVFFLAIERQRGMTSHWGPYIRELPSIFSNPLNWSRAETLRLAGTRLGGATKFHDCALLQLTEVCVPAFIAILRAQLILSANTKAIASGAISLAQDALSPDRLAWSHSCVSSRAFSLFLNGQRTIALVPLGDMLDHSPDAQIEWRTDDTAGQFLIISHDRLPAGSIMFNNYGAKSNEELILGYGFFMKSSVLETLYVRLAVDDMNEMRCRDNRGYDCDHMSITSGDIGENFLSRRLAHGHYLSTRSPVPPTFLTSSRILMMSPTELYTWRCRTCEGSDESQLKTKVGFNQHDRATFRILQQLVGLLRKTSKHISRYKRLAPKHQNHINENVRCLVAWITKEYRYSQLEIAHAVLRSLRLHCSELMHNCDAVKEAGAVDNCSAFITTRSDPSGAWEEINTVYREWECNIGVEKISAALLPFLSHQGQIQHGLRVSIPITHGDIIGRVPTCALLVASHALNEICVGVNSDEQEEVALAVALMLCAINESNAFNPFAKWLLCLQSATTFVEAEVLDNSLDVACGNEATCFRKQYDGELNFLKSAGLPLHNVDESGLDFLYSKARLVVSKQALRLPRAAETLEPSVSGHLALVPFLGFFPRAFHFSIGTFRWAYGRNERYLPDEYRGGWHLELSSSCDLTVDTCFVTPLAECSSASPESDVTRSALTLPEPIKPNMKIPLKTSLGDDQKLILEGLLQSWKSHELCFQLADTDEQLRHRKEDLLRITGLGSIHHVTLIPSPARLCAALGICATNRSAIFHETDICLKSCADAMIFGSESLNLAHSTEKPPDCQRDSTATGYQYDHSCEPYKSSPTLLATTLISRDASSNEAMPKAESELVFSSKVLMNLSNKNVSRILRNLLRRLLLYPNSKDSPPFRKNVLEFWRKDFGKW comes from the coding sequence ATGCCGTGGACGATTCATCGCGAGTTTATGAGTCAGTTATCGACGAACAGTGACCTTACATTATGGGAGTGGGTCACGAGGCATGGTGGCTCGGCCCCAAAAGCACGTTTATCTGATGCATATCCACGGACTGTGATCGCTGCTGAGAATGTGAATGGCGCACAGGACGGCGGGGATACCATTTTTTCAATTCCCATCACTTGTTTGATGACACCTGCCGCCGCTTTCGCCGATGTGACATATGGAAAAGTTTTCGAGTTGTTTGCAGCTCATCAAAGCGTCGAGGACCGTACAGTTTTAGTTTTCTTTCTCGCTATTGAGCGACAAAGAGGCATGACATCGCATTGGGGACCTTACATTCGTGAACTTCCCAGCATTTTTTCGAACCCACTGAACTGGTCCCGCGCTGAAACCCTTCGACTTGCCGGAACTAGACTAGGGGGCGCGACAAAATTTCATGATTGTGCACTGCTGCAGCTCACAGAAGTATGTGTTCCTGCTTTCATCGCCATTTTGCGAGCGCAGCTAATTTTATCGGCGAATACGAAAGCGATAGCATCGGGAGCGATATCCCTGGCACAAGATGCCCTATCCCCGGATCGCTTAGCATGGTCACACAGCTGTGTTTCGAGTCGTGCTTTCTCCTTATTCTTAAACGGCCAAAGAACAATTGCTTTGGTTCCCCTTGGTGATATGCTTGATCACTCTCCAGATGCGCAAATCGAATGGCGCACCGATGATACAGCTGGACAATTTTTAATTATCTCGCATGATCGTTTGCCAGCTGGATCGATCATGTTCAACAACTACGGCGCAAAAAGCAACGAGGAACTGATTCTGGGTTACGGTTTTTTCATGAAATCAAGTGTGCTTGAAACATTGTATGTAAGGCTCGCAGTTGATGACATGAACGAGATGCGTTGTCGAGATAATCGAGGCTACGATTGCGACCACATGAGCATCACCTCCGGCGATATTGGCGAGAATTTCCTCTCTCGGCGGCTTGCTCACGGGCATTATCTTAGCACCCGTTCACCCGTACCCCCTACATTTCTTACCTCCTCAAGAATACTGATGATGTCCCCTACTGAACTGTATACTTGGAGATGTAGAACGTGCGAGGGCAGCGACGAAAGTCAGCTTAAAACTAAAGTTGGCTTTAATCAACATGATCGTGCGACATTCCGCATTTTGCAACAACTGGTTGGATTGCTTCGCAAAACATCTAAACACATCTCACGGTACAAGCGTCTAGCGCCTAAGCACCAAAATCATATTAACGAAAATGTTCGTTGTCTCGTCGCTTGGATTACAAAGGAATATCGATATTCACAGCTTGAAATTGCGCACGCTGTGCTTCGAAGCCTTCGTTTGCACTGTAGCGAGCTCATGCACAACTGTGATGCTGTAAAGGAGGCGGGCGCAGTGGATAATTGTAGTGCCTTCATCACTACGAGAAGTGATCCTTCGGGGGCTTGGGAAGAAATAAATACGGTGTACAGAGAATGGGAGTGTAATATCGGAGTAGAAAAGATCTCTGCTGCACTTCTGCCATTTTTAAGTCATCAGGGACAGATACAACATGGACTTCGGGTATCCATCCCTATAACGCACGGCGACATAATAGGTCGTGTGCCAACATGTGCGCTACTGGTCGCATCACACGCATTGAATGAAATATGCGTGGGGGTAAACTCTGACGAGCAGGAGGAGGTTGCGCTGGCAGTCGCCCTTATGTTGTGTGCGATAAACGAATCAAATGCGTTCAACCCCTTTGCAAAGTGGCTACTTTGTCTGCAAAGCGCCACAACATTCGTGGAAGCTGAGGTACTAGACAACAGCTTGGATGTGGCATGTGGTAACGAGGCAACGTGTTTCCGCAAACAATATGACGGCGAGCTAAACTTCTTGAAATCCGCCGGGTTGCCGCTGCACAATGTCGATGAATCGGGGCTCGATTTCTTGTATTCAAAGGCACGCCTGGTTGTTTCCAAACAGGCCCTCAGGCTGCCACGTGCAGCAGAGACTCTAGAACCGTCTGTCTCTGGGCATCTAGCACTTGTGCCTTTCCTTGGTTTCTTTCCACGTGCATTTCATTTTTCAATCGGCACGTTTCGTTGGGCGTATGGCCGAAATGAACGCTATCTGCCGGACGAATACCGAGGTGGTTGGCACCTGGAGCTATCGTCATCATGTGATCTTACTGTTGACACCTGCTTTGTAACGCCACTTGCAGAATGTTCTTCAGCGTCCCCGGAATCAGATGTGACGCGGAGCGCTCTGACGCTACCCGAACCGATAAAACCAAACATGAAGATACCACTCAAAACTTCATTAGGGGATGATCAAAAGTTAATCCTGGAAGGACTTCTTCAGTCCTGGAAGTCACATGAACTATGTTTTCAACTGGCGGATACGGATGAGCAGTTACGTCACCGAAAAGAGGATCTGCTCCGCATCACTGGACTAGGCAGTATTCATCATGTCACCCTCATTCCTTCCCCGGCACGACTCTGCGCGGCACTTGGGATATGTGCAACCAATCGCAGTGCAATCTTTCACGAAACTGATATCTGTCTCAAGTCCTGTGCTGATGCAATGATATTTGGCTCAGAATCACTTAACCTAGCTCATAGTACCGAGAAGCCACCAGATTGTCAACGCGATTCTACTGCCACGGGATATCAGTACGACCACTCATGCGAGCCGTATAAGAGCTCCCCTACTTTGCTGGCGACCACTCTCATCAGCCGCGATGCGTCTTCCAACGAGGCTATGCCTAAGGCAGAGAGTGAACTAGTTTTCTCGTCCAAGGTCTTGATGAATCTTTCAAACAAGAATGTTTCGAGGATTCTGAGGAACCTCTTACGACGTTTACTGCTGTATCCGAATTCAAAAGATTCGCCACCTTTTCGCAAGAACGTCCTTGAATTCTGGCGAAAAGATTTTGGAAAATGGTGA
- a CDS encoding predicted protein, producing MDMEARRRSCRSSTEKVPSKEAKSAPDKRVEDERDGTTSDDEICDDVIPGNTKVVNENRADLSRLEPPSLRKYRRLYKLGEVQNGGTKEELMPAVVRHWNQTIIDEDETLIAFALALRKQAISGISSGLGANRANVTKTIARAGFKHRVRQ from the exons ATGGATATGGAAGCTCGCCGTCGTAGCTGCCGGTCCTCGACAGAAAAAGTGCCGTCCAAGGAAGCGAAATCCGCTCCCGACaaacgcgtcgaggacgaacGTGACGGGACAACAAGCGATGATGAAATCTGTGACGAT GTTATTCCTGGAAACACAAAGGTGGTGAACGAGAACCGTGCCGATCTGTCGAGACTCGAA CCTCCATCACTTCGGAAGTATCGCCGCTTGTATAAGCTTGGCGAAGTGCAGAACGGTGGTACAAAAGAAGAGTTGATGCCAGCTGTAGTGCGGCACTGGAACCAGACAATCATTGATGAGGATGAGACGCTTATTGCATTCGCTTTAGCTTTGCGTAAACAAGCAATTTCCGGGATAAGTTCTGGCCTTGGAGCTAATCGAGCAAATGTGACCAAAACAATTGCACGAGCTGGGTTCAAGCACCGAGTTCGCCAGTAG
- a CDS encoding HlyC/CorC family transporter (heavy metal ion transporter), producing the protein MYILAWPISIILDIILGRDIGQVYSAAELHKLIRIHVENPDAQEESGLNKDDGNLLTGALEYKDKTVADVMTTLEKVFMLESQTRLTFQIMMEIYKSGFTRIPIYEIDRQNIVGILFTKDLILIDPDDGVEIAAVISFHGNREGGFVRGVPDDTSLDKVFREFKSSYLHLLIAYGEIPHSLQSRNVDEGSKVKDAHHIASRPEQHISDYTTAHSLTGNRRVVTGVITLEDVLEAVIKDEIVDETDNFIDVNKTETLVRGRGVDHRPDPTNFLTLFEHKIRGQTKLSDAETAAITAFLSLNVGEFKKLARFGRVLNKLIVASQVEEHNTADEVGELMKGSGTPPVLADEVVSDNPSNRRILPPGREAGNMSRTISSGSSAFDSVEDEFDSADCGRSIYRKGHRCDFFVLILQGKVRVRAGADGFESELGPWCYIGQKALVSDTFIPDFRAVPHGPCRLLFIRRGDYNAALRAAHVEAISGSRSAADSRLADCAK; encoded by the coding sequence ATGTATATTTTAGCTTGGCCAATAAGCATTATCCTGGACATCATCCTTGGCCGGGATATCGGACAAGTATATTCTGCCGCGGAGCTACATAAACTTATACGCATACATGTTGAAAATCCGGATGCGCAGGAGGAATCTGGTTTGAACAAGGACGATGGAAACTTACTCACGGGCGCCTTGGAATATAAGGACAAAACAGTGGCAGATGTGATGACGACTCTTGAAAAGGTGTTCATGCTCGAGTCACAGACGAGGCTTACTTTCCAAATCATGATGGAAATATACAAGAGTGGCTTCACAAGAATTCCCATTTACGAAATCGACCGCCAAAACATTGTCGGCATCCTCTTTACAAAGGATCTTATCCTGATCGACCCGGACGATGGGGTTGAAATTGCCGCTGTGATCAGTTTCCATGGCAATCGCGAAGGAGGATTCGTACGTGGTGTACCCGACGACACGTCATTGGATAAAGTATTTCGTGAATTCAAATCAAGCTACCTTCATTTATTAATCGCATATGGCGAGATTCCACACTCATTACAATCAAGGAATGTCGACGAAGGCAGCAAGGTGAAGGATGCTCACCACATCGCCTCTCGACCTGAACAACACATCAGTGACTACACGACGGCGCACTCGTTGACAGGTAACCGGCGCGTCGTTACCGGTGTCATCACTTTGGAAGATGTGCTGGAGGCTGTTATTAAAGACGAAATAGTGGACGAGACTGACAATTTTATCGACGTTAACAAAACTGAGACCTTGGTTAGGGGTCGTGGAGTGGACCATCGCCCAGATCCGACAAATTTTCTGACACTGTTCGAACATAAAATCCGTGGACAGACAAAGCTGAGCGATGCCGAAACAGCAGCCATCACGGCGTTTTTGTCCTTGAATGTTGGAGAGTTTAAAAAACTGGCCCGTTTTGGCAGAGTGCTGAATAAGCTAATTGTTGCCTCACAGGTCGAAGAGCACAACACAGCTGATGAGGTTGGAGAGCTCATGAAGGGTTCCGGAACTCCTCCTGTCTTGGCTGATGAAGTTGTTTCCGATAATCCCTCAAATCGACGCATATTACCTCCAGGCAGAGAAGCTGGCAACATGTCTCGAACTATTTCTTCTGGGAGCAGTGCCTTTGACAGTGTTGAGGATGAATTTGACAGTGCTGATTGTGGAAGATCGATATATCGTAAAGGGCATCGATGCGATTTTTTCGTATTGATTCTTCAAGGAAAAGTTCGCGTGAGGGCTGGTGCTGATGGTTTTGAGTCGGAACTCGGCCCATGGTGCTATATTGGACAGAAAGCACTTGTTTCTGATACTTTCATCCCTGACTTTAGAGCAGTTCCGCACGGCCCATGTCGTCTTTTATTtatccgccgcggggatTATAACGCTGCATTGCGAGCAGCGCACGTCGAGGCGATAAGTGGCTCTCGTTCAGCAGCTGATTCAAGGCTAGCAGACTGCGCCAAGTGA